One genomic window of Bacillus mycoides includes the following:
- a CDS encoding MDR family MFS transporter → MGFWSMHRNIKIRIITSFLTRTVSTMIFPFMVIYFSIKLGSAIAGALLLINVLASLIIGLYGGYVGDRLGRKKVMIIGQSIQVVSIACMGIANSDYVDSPWLTFVFMLVNSLGSGLMNPATEAMLIDVSTPENRKVMYSINYWAINLSIAIGAIFGGLLFENYRLQLFIVLTLVAVITLYVMAVYMEEVYVARKTVEKKNVLKDMADSYKVVMKDRAFLIFCAASICTLSLEFQINNYLGVRLQKEFETVHFLFGNGFTFDLTGIRMLSWISAENTILVVLCSALLIKMLKSFNDLKILYVGLFIYTIGFTILGTSNSLWILLIAGLFQTVGEMMYVPVRQSIMADMVPNEARGSYMAINGMVFQVAKMNGALGVMLGSFIASWGMSVLYFIVGMSSILLFMKAIGKEQYEGEKEVSQIG, encoded by the coding sequence ATGGGGTTTTGGAGTATGCATCGAAATATAAAAATTAGAATTATAACTTCGTTTTTAACACGTACTGTGTCCACGATGATCTTTCCATTTATGGTGATTTATTTTTCAATAAAGTTAGGTAGTGCGATTGCTGGAGCTTTATTACTCATCAATGTGCTAGCTTCATTAATTATCGGTTTATATGGTGGGTATGTTGGAGATCGGCTCGGTCGTAAAAAAGTAATGATTATTGGCCAAAGTATACAAGTCGTTTCCATTGCTTGTATGGGAATTGCAAACTCAGATTATGTAGATTCACCGTGGCTAACATTTGTGTTTATGTTAGTGAATAGTTTAGGATCTGGACTTATGAATCCAGCGACGGAAGCGATGTTAATAGATGTGAGTACACCTGAAAATCGAAAAGTGATGTACAGCATTAACTACTGGGCTATTAACTTATCAATTGCGATTGGAGCAATATTTGGTGGATTACTATTTGAAAACTATAGATTGCAGCTGTTTATCGTATTAACGCTTGTTGCAGTCATTACTTTATATGTGATGGCTGTATATATGGAAGAGGTGTATGTAGCACGAAAAACGGTGGAGAAGAAAAATGTATTAAAGGATATGGCGGATAGTTATAAAGTCGTGATGAAAGATAGAGCGTTTTTAATTTTTTGCGCAGCAAGTATATGTACATTATCTTTAGAGTTTCAAATTAATAATTATTTAGGGGTACGTTTGCAGAAGGAATTTGAAACGGTGCACTTTTTATTCGGGAATGGTTTTACGTTTGATTTAACAGGTATTCGAATGCTGAGCTGGATATCAGCAGAGAATACAATTTTAGTTGTGTTATGTTCAGCGCTTCTTATTAAAATGCTGAAAAGCTTCAACGATTTGAAAATCTTATATGTAGGCTTATTTATTTACACGATTGGCTTTACGATACTCGGAACGAGCAATAGCTTATGGATTTTATTAATTGCAGGGCTTTTCCAAACGGTAGGTGAGATGATGTATGTGCCAGTACGTCAATCTATTATGGCAGATATGGTGCCAAATGAGGCAAGAGGTTCTTATATGGCGATTAATGGGATGGTCTTTCAAGTGGCAAAAATGAACGGGGCATTAGGTGTTATGCTAGGTTCATTTATTGCATCTTGGGGCATGAGCGTTCTATATTTCATCGTAGGTATGAGCAGTATTTTATTATTTATGAAGGCGATTGGGAAAGAGCAGTATGAGGGAGAGAAGGAGGTTTCTCAGATTGGATAA
- a CDS encoding ABC transporter permease, producing the protein MSIESLWRSRFQQHIQNAITYFARMINGLLYSFIFVSCVGAYYYAKFLKTDPSKGISLLLITIVLTLIITRCPIRTFIQKPDAVYLLALEEKLTSYFKKSLLYNYIIQLFPLVFMFLIIVPLAMQSLQLTVPFLCTIFIILMILKGWNIYIHWMWRDSYEKSIWLIIRVACNALIIYMLFYVANIIVLGGLLLLLLAFLLLYTKKQPTKRIPWEYIIEQEEKMDIRFYQFASIFTDVPQLKKQVNGRKWLTNWIEPLLHKKQATFFYLHTLSFLRGNDYFGIYIRLGLIGSFIVYFVPNLYVKGAIAYIVLYMISMQLRSLWKYFSGNIIVALYPIATEERMNQFLSLILTLLSIQLIVFSSVILVATGQLLHALIIMVIGVLWIKFIIVQKTKKRISSL; encoded by the coding sequence ATGTCAATCGAATCACTATGGCGCTCTCGCTTTCAACAACATATTCAAAATGCCATCACATACTTTGCACGTATGATTAACGGTTTGCTATATAGCTTCATCTTCGTCTCATGTGTAGGTGCATATTATTACGCCAAGTTTCTTAAAACAGATCCTTCTAAAGGAATATCTTTATTACTCATCACAATCGTACTTACACTCATTATAACGAGATGCCCAATTCGCACATTTATTCAAAAACCTGACGCTGTCTATTTACTAGCGCTAGAAGAGAAATTAACATCTTATTTTAAAAAATCTCTTCTATATAATTACATCATTCAACTTTTCCCGCTTGTATTTATGTTCCTTATTATCGTACCGCTTGCCATGCAATCATTACAATTAACCGTACCTTTTTTATGTACAATCTTTATAATTTTAATGATTCTAAAGGGCTGGAACATATACATACATTGGATGTGGCGTGATAGTTATGAAAAAAGCATATGGCTTATCATTCGTGTTGCTTGTAATGCACTTATCATTTACATGCTGTTTTATGTTGCAAATATCATTGTGCTAGGTGGCTTATTACTATTACTTCTTGCCTTCCTACTCCTATATACAAAAAAACAGCCCACAAAGCGAATACCGTGGGAATACATAATCGAACAAGAAGAAAAAATGGACATACGCTTTTATCAATTCGCTAGCATCTTCACTGATGTTCCGCAGCTAAAAAAACAAGTAAACGGCAGAAAATGGCTTACAAATTGGATCGAACCTTTACTACATAAAAAACAAGCTACTTTCTTCTATTTACATACACTATCGTTTTTACGTGGGAATGATTATTTTGGTATATATATTCGCTTGGGGTTAATCGGTTCCTTTATCGTATATTTCGTACCGAATCTATACGTAAAAGGCGCTATCGCTTACATCGTCCTATACATGATCTCTATGCAGCTTCGTTCGCTGTGGAAATATTTTTCAGGAAATATTATCGTGGCATTATATCCAATTGCTACTGAAGAAAGAATGAATCAATTTCTCAGCTTAATTCTCACATTACTAAGTATTCAACTCATTGTATTTTCAAGTGTTATACTCGTTGCTACAGGGCAGTTACTACATGCTTTGATTATTATGGTGATCGGCGTACTTTGGATAAAGTTTATTATTGTACAAAAAACGAAGAAACGTATTTCTTCTTTATAA
- a CDS encoding amino acid permease, protein MQQKKWGFWVLTAFVVGNMVGAGIFMVPSTLAQTASPLGVTLAWLTTGFGVLMLALVFGNLAIRRPDLTTGPQSHAYALFSSPKKKKMAGFSIVWGYWVANWASNVAIITSFAGYLSLFFPIMKDTRLLFSIGSFNIEVGKLLTFTICSVLLWGTHLILTNGVSGAGKLNFLATTTKVTGFLLFIIVTLFAFEASKFGQWYTPMIDKEGVSHGLLSQVNLAALTTLWAFIGIESAVLLSNRATSPKTVKRATVAGLLITVAIYLGITILTMGVLHVDKLQASERPLADALNAAMGHGGGKLMALLALTSLFGSILGWILLSSEVPYQAAKEGFFPSFFAKTNKKGSPIHSLRLTNIMSQVFLFSTLSGTIAEAYTFVITVSTLAYLIPYLVSPIFQLKLVATGETYKNEMRARITDGIVAAIALCYALWVIKTGASDIKTFLLGIGLFVIGFAFYPLMNRDQKKNNEKKNEQVA, encoded by the coding sequence ATGCAACAAAAAAAATGGGGCTTTTGGGTACTAACAGCTTTCGTTGTCGGTAACATGGTTGGTGCTGGTATTTTCATGGTGCCAAGTACGTTGGCACAAACAGCTAGCCCTCTCGGTGTCACTTTAGCTTGGTTAACAACAGGGTTTGGTGTTTTAATGCTAGCTCTTGTTTTCGGTAATTTAGCAATTCGTCGTCCTGATTTAACGACAGGACCACAAAGTCATGCATATGCCTTATTCTCATCACCAAAAAAGAAAAAAATGGCTGGTTTCAGCATAGTATGGGGATATTGGGTTGCAAACTGGGCAAGTAACGTTGCCATCATTACATCTTTCGCGGGATATTTATCGCTCTTCTTCCCGATTATGAAAGATACACGACTATTGTTTTCAATCGGCTCTTTCAATATAGAAGTTGGAAAACTACTTACATTTACTATTTGTTCTGTTTTACTATGGGGCACTCATTTAATTTTAACAAACGGTGTAAGCGGAGCTGGGAAACTTAACTTCTTAGCAACAACAACGAAAGTGACTGGATTCCTTCTATTCATCATTGTTACGTTATTTGCGTTCGAAGCTTCAAAATTTGGACAATGGTACACACCAATGATCGATAAAGAAGGCGTATCACACGGTCTCCTTTCACAAGTAAATTTAGCTGCTCTTACAACACTTTGGGCATTTATCGGGATTGAATCAGCCGTTCTTTTATCAAACCGAGCTACTTCTCCCAAAACGGTAAAACGTGCAACAGTTGCCGGTTTACTAATAACAGTTGCAATTTACTTAGGAATTACAATTTTAACAATGGGTGTACTTCACGTTGATAAATTACAAGCTTCTGAACGTCCATTAGCAGATGCATTAAACGCTGCAATGGGTCACGGCGGCGGGAAACTTATGGCATTACTTGCTCTTACTTCCCTATTCGGTTCAATATTAGGCTGGATTTTATTAAGCTCAGAAGTACCTTATCAAGCAGCAAAAGAAGGTTTCTTCCCTTCCTTCTTCGCAAAAACAAATAAAAAAGGAAGTCCAATTCATTCACTACGATTAACAAACATTATGTCGCAAGTGTTCTTATTCTCAACATTATCAGGAACAATTGCGGAAGCTTATACATTCGTTATTACCGTATCAACTTTAGCCTACCTCATTCCATATCTCGTTTCACCAATCTTCCAGTTAAAGCTAGTCGCAACTGGTGAAACATACAAAAATGAAATGCGGGCAAGAATTACAGATGGCATAGTCGCAGCGATCGCACTTTGCTATGCACTATGGGTTATTAAAACAGGCGCATCCGATATAAAAACATTCCTTCTCGGGATTGGTTTATTCGTAATTGGCTTTGCCTTCTATCCATTAATGAATCGTGATCAGAAAAAAAATAACGAAAAGAAAAACGAGCAAGTTGCATAA
- the racE gene encoding glutamate racemase — protein sequence MSVCNKNSVIGVLDSGVGGLTVASEIMRQLPKESIYYIGDNERCPYGPRSVEEVQSFIFEMVEFLKQFPLKALVVACNTGAAAALTDLQEALSIPVIGVIHPGARAAIKVTKKGKIGVIGTVGTIKSNMYEKALHELDTYLEVHSHACPTLATVVENHLEDTAYVTQQVKQALLPLTKEDIDTLILGCTHYPLLESYIKKELGEAVTIISSAEETAIELSTILQHKGILSDNLNPKHRFFTTGSVLSFEHIAERWLGYQISVECVNLPMEKQLVN from the coding sequence ATGTCTGTATGTAATAAAAATTCCGTAATAGGTGTACTAGATTCAGGGGTCGGGGGATTAACAGTTGCTAGTGAGATTATGCGTCAATTGCCTAAAGAGAGCATTTACTATATTGGTGATAATGAGCGTTGTCCGTATGGGCCAAGAAGTGTAGAGGAGGTACAATCTTTCATATTTGAAATGGTTGAGTTCCTCAAACAGTTTCCATTAAAAGCTCTAGTGGTAGCATGTAATACTGGTGCAGCTGCTGCATTGACTGATTTGCAAGAAGCACTTTCCATTCCAGTTATTGGCGTTATACATCCGGGAGCAAGAGCTGCAATTAAAGTGACAAAGAAAGGGAAAATAGGGGTAATTGGAACTGTAGGTACGATAAAATCTAACATGTACGAAAAAGCATTACACGAGCTTGATACATATTTGGAAGTGCATAGTCATGCGTGTCCGACTTTAGCTACAGTTGTAGAAAATCACTTAGAAGATACAGCATATGTAACGCAGCAAGTGAAACAAGCTTTACTGCCATTAACGAAAGAAGATATAGATACGTTAATTCTTGGGTGTACGCATTATCCACTTTTAGAGTCCTATATAAAAAAGGAGTTAGGAGAGGCTGTGACAATTATTAGCTCTGCAGAAGAAACAGCGATAGAGTTAAGTACCATTTTACAGCACAAAGGAATTTTGTCTGACAATCTTAATCCGAAGCATCGATTTTTTACAACAGGCTCTGTTTTATCGTTTGAACATATTGCTGAGCGTTGGCTAGGGTATCAAATTTCTGTAGAATGTGTGAATTTACCTATGGAAAAACAACTCGTGAACTAA
- the gapN gene encoding NADP-dependent glyceraldehyde-3-phosphate dehydrogenase, producing MTTSNTYKFYLNGEWRESSSGQTIDIPSPYLHEVIGQVQAITQGEVDEAIASAKEAQKSWAEASLQDRAKYLYKWADELVNMQDEIADIIMKEVGKGYKDAKKEVVRTADFIRYTIEEALHMHGESMMGDSFPGGTKSKLAIIQRAPLGVVLAIAPFNYPVNLSAAKLAPALIMGNAVIFKPATQGAISGVKMVEALHKAGLPKGLVNVATGRGSVIGDYLVEHPGINMVSFTGGTNTGKHLAKKAAMIPLVLELGGKDPGIVREDADLQDAANHIVSGAFSYSGQRCTAIKRVLVHENVADELVDLLKEQVAKLSVGSPEQDSTIVPLIDDKSADFVQGLVDDAVEKGATIVIGNKRERNLIYPTLIDHVTEEMKVAWEEPFGPILPIIRVSSDEQAIEIANKSDFGLQASVFTKDINKAFAIANKIDTGSVQINGRTERGPDHFPFIGIKGSGMGAQGIHKSLESMTREKVTVLNLV from the coding sequence ATGACAACTAGCAATACGTACAAATTTTATTTAAACGGAGAATGGAGAGAAAGCTCTTCTGGTCAAACAATCGACATTCCATCTCCATACTTACACGAAGTAATTGGGCAAGTACAAGCAATTACTCAAGGAGAAGTGGATGAAGCAATTGCATCTGCAAAAGAAGCTCAAAAATCATGGGCTGAAGCTTCTCTACAAGATCGCGCAAAATATTTATATAAATGGGCTGATGAGCTCGTAAATATGCAAGATGAAATTGCCGATATCATTATGAAAGAAGTCGGTAAAGGATATAAAGATGCGAAAAAAGAAGTTGTTCGTACAGCTGACTTCATTCGTTACACTATTGAAGAAGCTCTTCATATGCACGGAGAAAGCATGATGGGTGATAGCTTCCCTGGCGGAACGAAATCTAAACTTGCGATTATCCAACGCGCACCACTTGGTGTTGTATTAGCAATCGCACCATTTAACTACCCAGTAAACTTATCTGCTGCAAAACTTGCACCAGCACTTATTATGGGTAACGCTGTTATCTTCAAACCAGCAACTCAAGGTGCAATTAGCGGTGTTAAAATGGTTGAAGCACTTCATAAAGCTGGCCTTCCAAAAGGTCTTGTAAACGTAGCTACAGGACGCGGTTCTGTAATTGGTGACTACTTAGTAGAACATCCTGGCATCAATATGGTATCGTTCACAGGTGGTACAAATACAGGTAAACATTTAGCGAAAAAAGCTGCAATGATTCCACTTGTATTAGAACTTGGTGGTAAAGACCCTGGTATCGTTCGTGAAGATGCTGACTTACAAGATGCTGCAAACCATATCGTAAGCGGTGCATTCTCTTACTCTGGTCAACGTTGTACAGCTATTAAACGTGTACTTGTACACGAAAATGTAGCAGACGAGCTTGTTGACTTATTAAAAGAGCAAGTAGCTAAATTATCAGTTGGATCTCCAGAACAAGACAGCACAATCGTCCCATTAATCGACGACAAATCTGCTGACTTCGTTCAAGGCTTAGTTGATGATGCTGTAGAAAAAGGTGCAACAATCGTTATCGGTAACAAACGTGAGCGCAACTTAATTTACCCAACATTAATCGACCACGTAACAGAAGAAATGAAAGTTGCTTGGGAAGAGCCATTCGGCCCAATCCTTCCAATCATCCGTGTTTCTTCTGACGAACAAGCGATTGAAATTGCTAACAAATCAGACTTCGGTCTGCAAGCAAGTGTCTTCACGAAAGACATTAACAAAGCGTTTGCAATTGCTAACAAAATCGACACTGGTTCTGTTCAAATTAACGGACGCACAGAGCGCGGCCCTGACCACTTCCCATTCATCGGTATAAAAGGTTCAGGTATGGGCGCACAAGGTATTCATAAGAGCCTCGAGTCTATGACACGTGAAAAAGTAACTGTATTAAACTTAGTTTAA